The segment GACGGCTCTCCAGGCACTCGGCCCTGAGGAGACCCTTGCAGTGCTCTACATGGACCTCGACGGTTTCAAGGCCGTCAACGACGTCCATGGCCACATTGCGGGTGACGAGTTGCTCCGCCAGTTCGCCGCCCGGCTTCTGGTCGAGACCGCGCCAGGCGACACGGTCTGCCGGCTTGGCGGTGATGAATTCGTCGCCCTTCTCGCCCCTCCGGTGTCGGTCCGGGAGGCGGTTGTGCGCGCCGAAGCATTCATCGACATCGCCTCGCGCCCCTTCGTCTGGCACGACGTCGAGCTCCGGGTCACCTTGAGCGTCGGGATTGCAAGCGCGCCGCTCCACGGCTCGGCTGCGCACGCATTGGTCCGGGACGCCGACATAGCGCTTTATGCCGCCAAGGCGGCCGGAAAGAACCAGGTCCGGGTTGCGGGATGCTGACCCTCAGGGAAGCGTGCCCCAACTGTCGACACCGGTCAGGACCCGGAAGTTGGGCCGGTTGAACCCGTACCCCTGCCCCCGCTGGCTTTCAACGATGGTCTGGCGGACCACCTCCTCCGACCCACCGAGAAGACCGAGGATGCGGTCGAGATGCTTGCGGGAAACGCAGCGGGCAAAGGTTTCGAAAACACCGTGCGAGGCTGCGTAGCCAAGGGTCGTCGGGTACCAGCTGAGGTAACCGGAGGGCACGACCTGGCTTCGCAGGTAGAGCAGCAGGTCGGCCTGCATCAGGTCATCAAACCGATGCTGGACCGCTTCACTGCGCTCCTTGGCAATCTGGGCCTGATGGGAGACCTTGTTGAGCTTCAGGCGCTTGTTCCTTGCCTCGAGTGAGTCGACTTCGCGGTTGAGCGCACTGAATGTCTGCATGGGCGGTATGCCCCGGTGGGTCATCGCCGCGTTGTAGTACGGCGTCGTGATGAGCGCCTCAACCAGATTGAGAGCACGGTGGTGCAGAGCGGCGCCGACGGCCGAGAGAAAAAGCTCCCACCCCAGGAACCGGTAAGCGTCAAAATCCCACGACTTGTACGAGCCTGCATTGGCCGGCGCGTCGTAAAACGGCAGCATCCGTTCAAAAAAAGCGTGCACGCGCCCTCCCATTTCCGCCGTATCGGAAAACCGGCAGAGCACCCCGAAGAGTTCGTCGAACTGGGAGCGCACCGGGGCCATGCGTCCGATGGTGGCATACACGACCTCATCGGCCGGAGTGTCGTCGGCGGGCTTTGATGCAAACTGGGGAAGGGCGTCGGTCAGCTGGACGAGTGCATCGTCGACCGCGCCGCCTGCACCTTCACGCCCATGGCGCACAAACTCCATGGCACGCCGGAACACTGTTGGCGCGCCAAAGACAGGCGCCGCGTCACCATCGAGGTACGCCGGCCTTTTGCCAAGGGCGGGTTTGACATGGAGCGGCTTGTCGTAGACCCAGCGCACCAGCTGCTCGAAATTCTCGGCGAGGCGGTCATCGGAGCTGAGGTCGATGTAGATGCGGGATGCGGCATAGGTCGGGACGAACGGATTGCCCTCGTCGTCAAGCGACGGGAGGACCACCACGAATTTTGACTGGTCAACCGCCCGGTAGACCTCCGCCGAGATGATTTGCGTCTCGGTCCCGACGCCGCCGCTCCGGTTGTTCGCCTTGGTCGCATAGGTCTCGTCGGAGATGATGGCGACCTTCCCCACGGTCGCGTCACTGACCATCCGTTCCATGAAGGCGTTGGCGTCCTGGCCCTCCTTGAGGTCCCACTTGTCGAGGATGACGTCAATGCCTTCCTGCCTGAGGTCCGTGGCAAGCCGGATGACCCACGCCTCATGGTCCGGGGAAGACCAGCTGTAGGAGATAAAGAGCTTGGGGGCGTCCATGGCAATGTCCGGCAGGAAAGACGCCGGCAAGTATCAGGGGTTTTGCGCAATGTTCAAGGCCATCGATAGACGCCCGGTCTCGCGCCTCAACAGGCCGCCGTTACCGCCTCAGATATGGGCATGCCCTGCCCCGTCCCGCCCGAGCGCATCCCAGACCAGGTCGTCGTCGCCCTCGGCAAGAACTTCGAGTGGCGTGCGTCCCCCGAACACGCGCTGGTGGGACGTGACCCAGATGGCGGCCCGCGCAGGCGACCCAAATTCCTCGATGAGCATGCCGGCAAGGAGTGCGCGGCGGGCGCAGAGGGATGAAAAGGCATCATCGATGAGGTGCTGGCGTTCGACCCGCAGACGCTCGAGGTGACCGGCCAGTGCGGCGAAGGCACTGTTTTTGACCTTGACGTCCACAGTCAATGCACGGGCATTGCCCGCGCCTCCCGCACCATCACCGCTTCGAGAAAGCGGATGACCAGGTCTGCGTGACCTGCGTCGACGAGTTCAGCGGCCGTGCGCGAGCCTAACGATTCGATGGGGTCTTCGCTGTACCAGCGCAGCACGCGCTCCGGGTCGCGGTCGATGGCCTGCGCGGCGAGGAGGACCTGGCGGCACGGTGGCCGCGCAGGCCGGATGGCTGTGCGAACGGGGCGCGCAAACGTGGCCCAATTGAGCACCATGGCGAGAGCGTAGGGGAAGTGTGCGGCCACGGGACGACTCCTGGAGGTCGGTTGACCCCAGCGTCGTCAAAAGCGCAACGCTGCGCTTGTCTGATTCTGCGTTGTTGGTCCTTGGTCCCGGTCAGTCCTTCTTTGTCAGGGCCTCGAACTGCTGGGAGAGGTAACTGCTGGTGTTGCCGAGTTTTGCCATCAGGTTGTCGAGGTCGGTGTAGCGCTTGGTCAGCTGCTTGGTGTACGCGGTCATCTTCTCGTCGAGGGCCGTGTGCTGCTCGTCGAGGTCGTCGAGGCGCTTGTTGAGGTTGTCGGCGCGCTGGGAAAGGATGCCAGTGGTTCCCGTCCAGCCATTGATGGCGTTGGTCAGGCGCGCAGCAATGCCCTTTTCGCCAACAAACAAGGCCTCGGTTTCCTTGGGACTCGTCGCCAACACCTTCTGGAGCTTTGCCATGTCGAACTTCACCGTGCCGTCGACCTGGAAGGCGACACCGAGGTCGCTCATCGAATGCGGTCCGCCACCGGGACCACCCGACACACCGCCGAGCACGGACGTGACCTGGTTCTTGATGCTGTTGACGGTCGCGTCGCCGATAAGGGCGCCGACTTGCTTGTTGGTCTTGTCGTAGAGCGTCAGCTGGTGATACGTGGTCATGAACGCGTTGTACGCGGTGGCCAGCCCCTGGACTGCGGTGACGGCAGCGGAGGTGTCGGTCGTGATGTTGACGGTGGTCTCACCGGTCTTCGCGAGGGTCAGGGTCAGGCCGTCGACCGCGTCGGCCACCGTGTTGGACGCACTGGTGGCCGCCGTTCCGTCAATGGTGAACTTCGCATCACCCGCCGCGACCGTCGGGGTTCCCGTTGTGGCATCGAACTCGAGCTTTGCAAGCTCGGCACCGCCGCTGGAGGAAACCGAAAAGGCGTTGGCTGCACCGGTCCGGGCGGACGTGAGCACCAGATGAGCGCCGTCAGACCCCGTGATGATGGCGGCTGTGACACCCGGGTTGTCGGATGCCTTGTTGATGCGGTCGCGAACGGTCTGGAGGGAGTCGGCCGCATCGAGGTCGATGGTCATCTTCCCCTCACCGAGGGAGAGGGTCAGGGAGCCTCCGCCAAGCGCTGCGGTGGATGAGGCGAACGCGGGCGACGAGGTCTTCTGGCTGGTGGCAAGGGCACTGACCACGACCTTGTAGGCATTGGCCTGGGCGTGCTCATCGGTGCTTGCAGCGAGGACCGCCGGGTCCCCCACAGCGGTTTTCAGTGCATGGAACGCCTTGCCCGTTGCCAGGGTGTCCATGGCTGCCTTGAGGGAGGCAAGGGCCGACTTGAAGTTGCCAATGGCCGACAGCTGGGTCGTTGCCTTGTCCTGTGCGGAGGCAATCTGCTTGTCTTTCGCCGCGCGCTTGTTGGCGACGAGCGAGGTGACGATGGCATTGACGTCAAGCGAGCTCGAGCCAAGCGATGGGGTCGTGGTCATGCGGGCACTTCCTTGCAACGGTCACAAACCACCCGCTTGCCCCGGGCGCAAAAAATCAAAACGGGTGGACCCATCCGCACGCCAGACAGCGCCTGCAGGGCCCTGACAGCGCCCTGGCGACCCCGCCCGCCACAACAACAGCCCTTTCGGCGATGGGCGATGGCCCGTTGCCAACGCCGGTACCGCCCAAGGACGACCGGCCGACGCGGCATCGTCGGGTGAGCCATGTGGAAAACCGCACGTCCCCGACGCATTCGACGGCGCCAGACAGGTGGGTACCCGGACCCTTCTCACGCGCAAAAGATTGCGTTCAAGACGACCGGTCACCTTGAAAGTTTTTGCGGGAATTGTGTTTTCCTGACTACATTTAGTCGATAAGCCATTCTTTTATCTGGCTTTATTGACACAACAACAACCAAAACCTAACGTCCTGCCCGGCTCCGGTAAACCGCAGGAATGCGCGCCTTCCGGACTCGCCGACGTCCCCGGGAGGGGCGCGTGGGTAGTGATCTTCCGCCGCGACGCACTTGCGCTCCGGCTTTTCGTTCCGGCCCGGTTCGGGCCATCTGGGGAGTTCCGAATGCATTACCGCAGTTTCCGCCAGGGCCACGCCCTCAGGCACACCGCGCTTGCCGTTGCGCTGACCGTGGGCCTCGGCGCCGGCGTCGCCCACGCGCAGTCGACGACCGGTGCCATCTTCGGCCAGGTCACGCCCGGGACGGGTGACACCGTCGAGGTCATCAGCCCGACCGGCCTGACCCGCGACATCCCGGTCGACGCCCAGGGCCGCTACCGCGCCGGCAACCTGCCGCTTGGTGCCTACACGGTCAGCCTCAAGAAGGCCGGTGCCGTCGTCGATGCACGCAAGAACATCAACATCACCGTCGGTGGCAGCACGGACGTCTCGTTCGAGGCCCCGGCCGCCTCGGCCGCCAGTGCCCAGGCGCTCGACGCCGTGACCGTCGTCGGCAATGCCCTGCCGCCGATTGACACCACGCAGGTCGACGCCCGTACGGTCGTGACCTCCGAACAGCTCGCCCGCCTGCCCCTCGGCCGCAACGCCGAAGCCATCGCACTGCTCGCCCCGGGCGCTGTGCCGGGTTCGTCGAACCTCGGCAACGGCCGCTTCCGCACCGTGTCGTTCGGTGGCTCGGGCGCGTCGGAAAACGCGTACTACATCAACGGTTACAACACGACCGACCCGTACCGCAACCTTGGCGGCGTGGGCCTGCCCTACGGTGCCATCGACCAGCAGGAGGTCTACACGGGTGGTTATTCCGCCAAGTACGGCCGCTCTGACGGCGGCGTGATCTCCCAGGTCGGCAAGCGCGGCACGAACGAGTGGCACTTCGGCGCGCAGGTGCTTTGGGAGCCGAAGTTCGCCGCGTCGAACCCGGGCAACGTCTACTACGGCAACCGCGCACTGCCGCCGGGTTACGGCTACCAGCAGAAAGACAAGGTCGGCTCGATTTACCGCAGCGGTGACGACAACAGGAAGTGGACGACGACCTACTCGGCCTACGCCGGCGGTCCGTTGGTCAAAGACAAGCTCTTCTTCTTCGTTGCGGCCGAAGCCGAGAAATCCGAAGGCACGAGCACGGCGAGTGTCGAAGCGAACCCGGTTGCCAACAACCACTACACCTACAAGCTGCCGAAGTACTACGCCAAGCTCGACTGGAACATCAACGATTCCAACATCCTCGAGCTGACCGGCATCCATTCGACTGACGAGCAGCTCGGCACGTACCACGCGTATGACTACGCATCGGGCAAGAGCGGTGGCCCGACCGGTGCGAATGCCGACACGTCCAAGCTCGAGTCGAAGTACGCGATTGCCAAGTACACCTCGTACATCACCGACGACGTCACCCTGTCGGCGACCTACGGCAAGAGCTGGAGCGATGATTACCTGTCGAACCCGACGCCGGGTCTCGCCGACCAGCCGTACATCTTCAACCCCAACCTCCAGAATCCGGCGCTCAACGGTGGCACGCCGCGCGCCAACCTCAACTCGTCTGCAACGTCGCAGGACCCGGGCGCCGGCAGCCGTACGCACGGCCTGCGCCTCGACCTCGAATGGGTGCTCGGTGACCATCATCTGGCCGGCGGCATCGACAACATGCACTACCGGGGCATCGACGAAGGTACCGCGACGAGTGGCTCGGGCTTTTACTGGCGCTATTTCCACTCGGCCAACCCCAATTCGGCCATCAGCAAGTCCCAGGGTGTGGGCGCGCCGGGCGGTCAGGGTTACTACGTCCGCAAGGTCGTCTTCTCGTCGGTCACCAACATGCAGCTCGACCAGCGCGCGCAGTACCTCGAAGACCGTTGGCAGGTCTCCGACAAGGTGCTCGTGAGCATTGGCGTCCGCAATGACCGCTTCAAGAACTTCAACGACGAGAACAAGCCCTACGTCAACCAGGCCGCGCAGTGGGCGCCGCGCCTGGGCGCAACCTGGGACGTCTTTGGCGACTCCTCACTGAAGGTCTACGGCAACCTCGGCCGTTACTACCTCGCCCTGCCCAACAATGTGGCCGTCCGTGGCGCCAGCCCGTCGACGTACACGTTCGAGTACTTCAACTACACGGGCATCGACAGCCTCGGTCGCCCGACCGGGCTCAAGGCACTCGGTCCGGGCGCCGTGTCGCCGGATGGTGAGTACGGCCAGGCGGTCGACGCGCAGGCCGTGGCCGCCCGCGACCTCAAGAGCCAGTACCAGGATGAAGCCATCCTCGGCTTTGACAAGACCGTCGGCGACGGCTGGGTCACCGGTGCAAAGCTCACGGTGCGAAAGCTGCGGACGGCGATTGATGACGTGTGCGACACGGGGCTCATGGGCGACAAGCTCGCAAGCCAGGGCGTCGACCCGGATTCGGTGGTCATTCCGGGCTGCGTCGTGTTCAACCCCGGCAGCACCAACACCTTCTCGCTTGCCAATGCCAATGGTGTCGGTCGCACGGAAGTGAAAATGAGCCAGTACGACTGGGGCTTTACCGACAAGGCAAAGCGCAGCTACTACGCCCTCGACCTGTACCTCGACCACCCGTTCGACGGCAAGTGGCAGGGTCGCGTCGATTACACGTTCTCGCGCTCGTACGGCAACACCGAAGGCCAGACGAAGTCGGATATTGGCCAGACCGACATCTCCAAGACCCAGGACTGGGATTCGGCGCTGCTCATGCAGGACGCCAACGGCCTGCTGTCAAACGACCGCACGCACCAAATCAAGGCGTACGGCTCGTACCAGATTGCACCCGAGTGGCTCGTGTCCGGCAACCTGCGCCTCGCGTCCGGTTCGCCGAAGTCCTGCCTTGGTTACCTCGACGGCACGGACGACCCGGACCCGCTGGGTTACCAGTCGGCCTACCACAACTGCAACGGCAAGCCGTCGCACCCGGGTGACAAGCGCAATGCCTGGTACCGCCAGCTCGACCTTGCGCTGACGTATCGTCCGTCGTACT is part of the Luteibacter pinisoli genome and harbors:
- a CDS encoding TIR domain-containing protein, which encodes MDAPKLFISYSWSSPDHEAWVIRLATDLRQEGIDVILDKWDLKEGQDANAFMERMVSDATVGKVAIISDETYATKANNRSGGVGTETQIISAEVYRAVDQSKFVVVLPSLDDEGNPFVPTYAASRIYIDLSSDDRLAENFEQLVRWVYDKPLHVKPALGKRPAYLDGDAAPVFGAPTVFRRAMEFVRHGREGAGGAVDDALVQLTDALPQFASKPADDTPADEVVYATIGRMAPVRSQFDELFGVLCRFSDTAEMGGRVHAFFERMLPFYDAPANAGSYKSWDFDAYRFLGWELFLSAVGAALHHRALNLVEALITTPYYNAAMTHRGIPPMQTFSALNREVDSLEARNKRLKLNKVSHQAQIAKERSEAVQHRFDDLMQADLLLYLRSQVVPSGYLSWYPTTLGYAASHGVFETFARCVSRKHLDRILGLLGGSEEVVRQTIVESQRGQGYGFNRPNFRVLTGVDSWGTLP
- a CDS encoding MbcA/ParS/Xre antitoxin family protein, which codes for MDVKVKNSAFAALAGHLERLRVERQHLIDDAFSSLCARRALLAGMLIEEFGSPARAAIWVTSHQRVFGGRTPLEVLAEGDDDLVWDALGRDGAGHAHI
- a CDS encoding DUF2384 domain-containing protein; this encodes MAAHFPYALAMVLNWATFARPVRTAIRPARPPCRQVLLAAQAIDRDPERVLRWYSEDPIESLGSRTAAELVDAGHADLVIRFLEAVMVREARAMPVH
- the fliD gene encoding flagellar filament capping protein FliD, encoding MTTTPSLGSSSLDVNAIVTSLVANKRAAKDKQIASAQDKATTQLSAIGNFKSALASLKAAMDTLATGKAFHALKTAVGDPAVLAASTDEHAQANAYKVVVSALATSQKTSSPAFASSTAALGGGSLTLSLGEGKMTIDLDAADSLQTVRDRINKASDNPGVTAAIITGSDGAHLVLTSARTGAANAFSVSSSGGAELAKLEFDATTGTPTVAAGDAKFTIDGTAATSASNTVADAVDGLTLTLAKTGETTVNITTDTSAAVTAVQGLATAYNAFMTTYHQLTLYDKTNKQVGALIGDATVNSIKNQVTSVLGGVSGGPGGGPHSMSDLGVAFQVDGTVKFDMAKLQKVLATSPKETEALFVGEKGIAARLTNAINGWTGTTGILSQRADNLNKRLDDLDEQHTALDEKMTAYTKQLTKRYTDLDNLMAKLGNTSSYLSQQFEALTKKD
- a CDS encoding TonB-dependent receptor — translated: MHYRSFRQGHALRHTALAVALTVGLGAGVAHAQSTTGAIFGQVTPGTGDTVEVISPTGLTRDIPVDAQGRYRAGNLPLGAYTVSLKKAGAVVDARKNINITVGGSTDVSFEAPAASAASAQALDAVTVVGNALPPIDTTQVDARTVVTSEQLARLPLGRNAEAIALLAPGAVPGSSNLGNGRFRTVSFGGSGASENAYYINGYNTTDPYRNLGGVGLPYGAIDQQEVYTGGYSAKYGRSDGGVISQVGKRGTNEWHFGAQVLWEPKFAASNPGNVYYGNRALPPGYGYQQKDKVGSIYRSGDDNRKWTTTYSAYAGGPLVKDKLFFFVAAEAEKSEGTSTASVEANPVANNHYTYKLPKYYAKLDWNINDSNILELTGIHSTDEQLGTYHAYDYASGKSGGPTGANADTSKLESKYAIAKYTSYITDDVTLSATYGKSWSDDYLSNPTPGLADQPYIFNPNLQNPALNGGTPRANLNSSATSQDPGAGSRTHGLRLDLEWVLGDHHLAGGIDNMHYRGIDEGTATSGSGFYWRYFHSANPNSAISKSQGVGAPGGQGYYVRKVVFSSVTNMQLDQRAQYLEDRWQVSDKVLVSIGVRNDRFKNFNDENKPYVNQAAQWAPRLGATWDVFGDSSLKVYGNLGRYYLALPNNVAVRGASPSTYTFEYFNYTGIDSLGRPTGLKALGPGAVSPDGEYGQAVDAQAVAARDLKSQYQDEAILGFDKTVGDGWVTGAKLTVRKLRTAIDDVCDTGLMGDKLASQGVDPDSVVIPGCVVFNPGSTNTFSLANANGVGRTEVKMSQYDWGFTDKAKRSYYALDLYLDHPFDGKWQGRVDYTFSRSYGNTEGQTKSDIGQTDISKTQDWDSALLMQDANGLLSNDRTHQIKAYGSYQIAPEWLVSGNLRLASGSPKSCLGYLDGTDDPDPLGYQSAYHNCNGKPSHPGDKRNAWYRQLDLALTYRPSYFDSKLALGVQVFNVTNERKPLNSFSTYESVSQTVLNNYDVGQYFQTPRYARLTATYDF